A genomic window from Arthrobacter sp. FW305-BF8 includes:
- a CDS encoding MBL fold metallo-hydrolase: protein MSVTIENLVTSGTFSLDGGTWDVDNNVWIVGNETECVIIDSPHDAAAIINGVRGRKVLAILLTHAHNDHIGAARDVADAVGAPVYLNPEDQVLWEQVYPGTTPDRQITDGDEFQVGGATLKAIHTPGHSPGSTCFHLAAENTVFTGDTLFNGGPGATGRSYSDYPTILTSIRERLLTLPPETTVRTGHGENTTIAAERETLANVAQ, encoded by the coding sequence ATGAGCGTCACGATCGAAAACCTCGTCACCTCCGGCACGTTCTCGCTCGACGGCGGGACCTGGGATGTGGACAACAACGTCTGGATCGTGGGCAACGAGACCGAGTGCGTGATCATTGATTCCCCGCACGACGCCGCCGCGATCATCAACGGCGTCCGCGGCCGGAAGGTCCTGGCGATCCTGCTGACCCACGCGCACAACGACCACATCGGCGCCGCCCGCGACGTCGCCGACGCCGTCGGGGCGCCTGTCTACCTGAACCCGGAGGACCAGGTCCTCTGGGAACAGGTCTACCCCGGCACCACCCCCGACCGGCAGATTACCGACGGGGACGAGTTCCAGGTCGGCGGGGCTACCCTGAAGGCGATCCACACCCCCGGCCACTCACCCGGGTCCACCTGCTTCCACCTCGCAGCAGAGAACACCGTGTTCACCGGGGACACCCTGTTCAACGGCGGACCCGGCGCCACCGGCCGCTCCTACAGCGACTACCCCACCATCCTGACCTCCATCCGCGAACGGCTCCTGACCCTCCCGCCGGAAACAACCGTCAGGACCGGACACGGCGAGAACACCACCATCGCCGCCGAACGCGAAACCCTCGCCAACGTGGCCCAGTAA
- a CDS encoding S-(hydroxymethyl)mycothiol dehydrogenase, whose protein sequence is MVHKVKAVVVRAKDAPVSVETILVPDPGPGEALVDILTCGVCHTDLHYKLGGIGDEFPYLLGHEATGVVSAVGEGVTEVVPGDRVILNWRAVCGQCRACAKGQPQYCFNTANATQKMTLEDGTELSPALGIGAFAEKTLVAAGQCTKVDEDADPAAVGLLGCGVMAGIGAAINTGEVKRGESVAVIGCGGVGIAAIAGAKLAGATTIIAVDIDENKIAMAKSLGATHGVNSRTSDPVEAIRALTNGNGADVVIEAVGRPETYKQAFYARDLAGRVVLVGVPTPEMQLELPLLDVFGRGGSLKSSWYGDCLPSRDFPMLVAHYKAGNLDLDAFVSERITIDQVEEAFDKMHEGKVLRSVVEIQGVPA, encoded by the coding sequence ATGGTTCATAAAGTCAAGGCTGTTGTTGTCAGGGCGAAGGACGCTCCGGTGTCGGTGGAGACGATCCTGGTGCCGGATCCGGGCCCGGGCGAGGCCCTGGTGGACATCCTGACCTGCGGGGTGTGTCATACGGACCTGCATTACAAGCTGGGCGGGATCGGTGATGAGTTCCCGTATCTGTTGGGCCATGAGGCCACCGGTGTGGTTTCGGCGGTGGGTGAGGGTGTGACCGAGGTTGTCCCGGGTGACCGGGTGATCCTGAACTGGCGTGCGGTGTGCGGGCAGTGCCGGGCGTGTGCGAAGGGCCAGCCGCAGTACTGTTTCAACACGGCCAACGCCACGCAGAAGATGACTTTGGAGGACGGCACGGAGCTGTCCCCGGCGTTGGGGATCGGGGCGTTCGCGGAGAAGACCCTCGTCGCCGCCGGGCAGTGCACCAAGGTTGATGAGGACGCGGACCCGGCCGCCGTGGGCCTGCTGGGCTGTGGTGTGATGGCCGGTATCGGCGCGGCGATCAACACCGGTGAGGTCAAGCGCGGGGAGTCGGTGGCCGTGATCGGTTGCGGCGGGGTGGGGATCGCCGCGATCGCCGGGGCGAAGCTCGCCGGGGCGACGACGATCATCGCCGTGGACATTGACGAGAACAAGATCGCGATGGCCAAGTCCCTGGGCGCGACGCACGGGGTGAACTCCCGCACGTCCGACCCGGTCGAGGCGATCCGGGCACTGACGAACGGGAACGGCGCGGACGTGGTGATCGAGGCCGTCGGCCGGCCCGAGACGTACAAGCAGGCGTTCTACGCCCGCGACCTGGCCGGCCGGGTGGTCCTGGTCGGCGTCCCGACCCCGGAAATGCAGCTGGAACTGCCGCTGCTGGATGTGTTCGGGCGGGGCGGGTCGCTGAAGTCCTCCTGGTACGGGGACTGCCTGCCCTCCCGGGACTTCCCGATGCTCGTGGCCCACTACAAGGCCGGCAACCTGGACCTGGACGCGTTCGTCTCCGAACGGATCACCATCGACCAGGTCGAGGAAGCCTTCGACAAAATGCACGAAGGCAAAGTCCTCCGCTCAGTTGTTGAAATCCAGGGAGTACCGGCATGA
- a CDS encoding FdhF/YdeP family oxidoreductase, whose translation MKFGKQPAPVADINEDKLEVHKPKTEAAGVKAVMVALERAVAQAGVTRTAQSLLRLNQRGGFDCPGCAWPESDKKRKAAEFCENGAKAVAEENTLRTVGAEFWAKHSIAELSEKTEYWLGNQGRLSEPMVIREGETHYSPISWADAFELVGEHIRASTPDRCVFYTSGRTANETAFMYQLFARALGTNNLPDCSNMCHESSGSALNPTIGIGKGTVSLEDIHDSELIFVVGQNPGTNHPRMLSALKECKDKGGKVVAVNPLPEAGLFNFKDPQTISGVVGGGTPLADEYLQIKVGGDLALFQALGHLLLQAEEENPGTVVDRSFIEAQTDGFDAYREARQDLDWEETERATGLSRKQVEDVAAMLVASKASIFCWALGVTQQPHSVDTIKEMVNVLLLQGNFGKPGAGACPVRGHSNVQGDRTMGIWEKPKEWLLEALDKEFGIESPRHHGHDAVESMEAFERDEVDVFVSMGGNFSLACSDTETLEAGMQRIGLTVHISTKPNRSHVVHGRTSLILPTLGRTDKDDKHPKGAQFLSVEDSMSVVHSTQGRLQPVSEHLLAEPVIVARMAEATFGPGHAVDWKAMAEDYDVVRDHISRVLPGFEDFNARVRTKNGFVLPNPPRDTRSFKTDIGRGRFTVSPLEYLTPPAGHLVLQTIRSHDQYNTTFYGLDDRYRGISDGRRVILVHPEDLAEQGFKDRDLVDVVSTFQGNDRRAEKFRLVAYPTAKGCAAAYFPEANALVHKENVARVSNTPGFKAMFVRFEPHAGVEAAAEAGALEAATV comes from the coding sequence ATGAAGTTCGGGAAGCAGCCCGCCCCCGTCGCGGACATTAACGAAGACAAGCTCGAGGTCCACAAGCCGAAGACCGAAGCCGCCGGCGTCAAGGCCGTGATGGTGGCGCTGGAACGCGCCGTGGCGCAGGCCGGCGTGACCCGCACGGCGCAGTCGCTGCTGCGGCTCAACCAGCGCGGCGGCTTTGACTGCCCGGGCTGCGCCTGGCCGGAGTCGGACAAGAAGCGCAAGGCGGCCGAGTTCTGCGAGAACGGCGCCAAGGCCGTGGCCGAGGAGAACACCCTGCGGACCGTGGGGGCGGAGTTCTGGGCGAAGCATTCCATCGCCGAGCTGTCCGAGAAGACGGAGTACTGGCTGGGCAACCAGGGCCGGCTGAGCGAGCCGATGGTCATCCGGGAGGGGGAGACGCACTACTCGCCGATCTCCTGGGCGGATGCCTTCGAGCTGGTCGGCGAGCACATCCGGGCCAGCACGCCGGACCGCTGCGTGTTCTACACCTCGGGCCGTACGGCCAACGAGACCGCGTTCATGTACCAGCTGTTCGCCCGGGCCTTGGGCACCAACAACCTGCCGGACTGCTCCAACATGTGCCACGAGTCCTCGGGGTCCGCGCTGAACCCGACCATCGGCATCGGCAAGGGCACGGTGTCCCTGGAGGACATCCATGATTCTGAGCTGATCTTCGTCGTGGGGCAGAACCCCGGCACCAACCACCCGCGCATGCTGTCCGCGCTGAAGGAATGCAAGGACAAGGGCGGCAAGGTGGTGGCGGTGAACCCGCTGCCCGAGGCCGGCCTGTTCAACTTCAAGGATCCCCAGACCATCTCCGGCGTGGTGGGCGGCGGCACGCCGCTGGCCGACGAATACCTGCAGATCAAGGTCGGCGGGGACCTGGCACTGTTCCAGGCACTTGGCCACCTGCTGCTGCAGGCCGAGGAAGAAAACCCGGGCACCGTCGTCGACCGTTCCTTCATCGAGGCGCAGACCGACGGCTTTGACGCGTACCGCGAGGCCCGCCAGGACCTGGACTGGGAAGAGACGGAGCGGGCCACGGGCCTGTCCCGGAAGCAGGTCGAGGACGTGGCCGCGATGCTGGTGGCGTCCAAGGCCAGCATCTTCTGCTGGGCGCTGGGCGTGACGCAGCAGCCGCACTCGGTGGATACCATCAAGGAAATGGTCAACGTCCTGCTGCTGCAGGGCAACTTCGGCAAGCCCGGTGCCGGTGCGTGCCCGGTGCGCGGCCACTCCAACGTGCAGGGCGACCGGACCATGGGCATCTGGGAAAAGCCCAAGGAATGGCTGTTGGAGGCCCTCGACAAGGAGTTCGGCATCGAGTCCCCACGGCACCACGGCCACGACGCCGTGGAGTCCATGGAGGCCTTCGAGCGCGACGAGGTGGACGTGTTCGTGTCCATGGGCGGCAACTTCTCCCTCGCCTGCTCGGACACCGAGACCCTCGAAGCCGGGATGCAGCGGATCGGCCTGACCGTGCACATCTCCACCAAGCCGAACCGCTCACACGTGGTGCACGGCCGCACCTCGCTCATCCTTCCCACGCTGGGCCGGACGGACAAGGATGACAAGCACCCCAAGGGCGCCCAGTTCCTGTCCGTGGAGGACTCCATGTCCGTGGTGCACTCCACCCAGGGCAGGCTGCAGCCGGTGTCCGAGCACCTGCTCGCCGAGCCGGTGATCGTGGCACGGATGGCCGAGGCAACGTTCGGCCCCGGCCACGCGGTGGACTGGAAGGCCATGGCCGAGGACTACGACGTGGTCCGCGACCACATCTCCCGGGTCCTGCCGGGGTTCGAGGACTTCAACGCCAGGGTCCGGACGAAGAACGGCTTCGTGCTGCCCAACCCGCCGCGCGACACCCGCTCCTTCAAGACGGACATCGGCCGGGGCAGGTTCACGGTCAGCCCGCTGGAGTACCTCACGCCGCCGGCCGGCCACCTGGTGCTGCAGACCATCCGCAGCCACGACCAGTACAACACCACGTTCTACGGCCTGGACGACCGCTACCGCGGAATCTCCGACGGCCGCCGCGTGATCCTGGTGCACCCGGAGGACCTCGCCGAGCAGGGTTTCAAGGACCGCGACCTCGTGGACGTGGTGAGCACCTTCCAGGGCAATGACCGGCGCGCGGAGAAGTTCCGGCTGGTGGCCTACCCGACGGCCAAGGGCTGCGCGGCGGCGTACTTCCCTGAAGCCAATGCCCTGGTCCACAAGGAAAACGTGGCCCGGGTGTCCAACACCCCCGGCTTCAAGGCCATGTTCGTCCGCTTCGAGCCGCACGCCGGCGTCGAAGCGGCCGCCGAGGCGGGCGCGCTCGAGGCGGCCACAGTCTAG
- a CDS encoding GcvT family protein: MSASPRVVIIGAGIVGTNLADELSSRGWNNITVVEQGPLELAGGSTSHAPGLVFQNNSSKTMTEFATYTVNKLLALSKDGESCFNQVGGLELATTPERLADLKRKMGVMTSWGVESRIIDADECEKIYPLLNTGKLTGGREVLGGLLIPTDGLALAARAVQLLIERSRERGVTYLGSTSVTGISQWGGKVTGVETSSGVIPADIVVSCAGFWGRELGKMVGLEVPLLPLAHQYVVSTPLAELEGVNELPKGASKPILRYQDKDLYYREWGNRIGIGSYAHRPMPVDMSALPKVSAEEMSDHRMPSRLDFTLEDFVPAWEDSQDLLPALRSAAIEDGFNGIFSFTPDGGPLIGEAPELSGFFVAEAVWVTHSAGVAKAVAELLTEGRSRTDLHGTELSRFEKVQTSDEYVSETSQQNFVEIYDVMHPLQPKESPRDLRVSPFNVRQKELGAFFLESAAWERPHWFEANRPLLDELPAEWQAPEREPWAAMFSSPISAAEAWKTRTAVALYDMTPLKRLAVNGPGAQALLNRLSTGNIAKKPGAVTYCLLLEHDGGIRSDVTVARLGEEDFQLGVNSNVDFDYLRVEARKQSAADPAKWVHVTDITGSTCCIGLWGPLAREVIGKVSTDDLTNDGLKYFRTKEINIGGIPVTAMRLSYVGELGWELYTTAEYGLKLWDLLFEAGQEHGIIAAGRGAFNSMRLEKGYRLWGTDVTTEHHPYQSGLGFSVAKDKEGYVGAEALAALKEQPAEKVLRCLTVDDGTSIVIGKEPVYVNGAASGYVTSAAYGYSIRKPIAYAWLPSTVSEGDAVEIEYFGRRVAATVSAEPLFDPGMERLRG, from the coding sequence ATGAGCGCATCACCACGCGTCGTCATCATCGGTGCCGGCATCGTCGGCACCAACCTCGCGGACGAGTTGTCCAGCCGCGGCTGGAACAACATCACCGTCGTCGAGCAGGGCCCGCTGGAACTGGCCGGGGGCTCCACGTCGCACGCCCCCGGCCTGGTGTTCCAGAACAACTCGTCCAAGACCATGACGGAATTCGCCACCTACACCGTCAACAAATTGCTCGCGCTGAGCAAGGACGGCGAGTCCTGCTTCAACCAGGTGGGCGGCCTGGAACTGGCAACCACTCCCGAGCGCCTGGCTGACCTCAAGCGCAAGATGGGTGTGATGACCTCCTGGGGCGTCGAAAGCCGGATCATCGACGCCGATGAATGCGAAAAGATCTACCCGCTGCTCAACACCGGCAAGCTCACCGGCGGCCGCGAGGTGCTGGGCGGCCTGCTCATCCCCACCGACGGCCTGGCCCTGGCCGCCCGCGCCGTTCAGCTGCTGATCGAGCGTTCGCGCGAGCGCGGCGTGACCTACCTCGGCTCCACCAGCGTCACCGGCATCTCCCAGTGGGGCGGCAAGGTCACCGGCGTGGAGACCTCCTCCGGCGTGATTCCTGCCGACATCGTGGTGTCCTGCGCAGGTTTCTGGGGCCGTGAGCTCGGCAAGATGGTGGGCCTGGAGGTGCCGCTGCTGCCTCTGGCCCACCAGTACGTCGTCAGCACCCCCCTTGCCGAACTCGAGGGCGTCAACGAGCTTCCCAAGGGCGCCAGCAAGCCCATCCTCCGCTATCAGGACAAGGACCTGTACTACCGCGAATGGGGCAACCGCATCGGCATCGGCAGCTACGCGCACCGCCCGATGCCCGTGGACATGTCCGCCCTGCCCAAGGTGTCGGCCGAGGAAATGTCCGACCACCGCATGCCTTCCCGCCTCGACTTCACCCTGGAAGACTTCGTGCCCGCGTGGGAAGACAGCCAGGACCTGCTGCCGGCTCTGCGCAGCGCCGCAATCGAGGACGGCTTCAACGGTATCTTCTCCTTCACGCCCGACGGCGGCCCGCTGATCGGTGAAGCCCCGGAACTCTCCGGCTTCTTCGTCGCCGAGGCCGTGTGGGTGACGCACTCCGCAGGCGTCGCCAAGGCCGTGGCCGAGCTGCTCACCGAGGGCCGCTCCCGCACTGACCTGCACGGCACCGAGCTCTCCCGCTTCGAGAAGGTGCAGACCAGCGACGAGTACGTCAGCGAGACCTCACAGCAGAACTTCGTGGAGATCTACGATGTCATGCACCCGCTGCAGCCCAAGGAATCGCCGCGGGACCTGCGCGTCAGCCCGTTCAACGTCCGGCAGAAGGAGCTCGGCGCGTTCTTCCTCGAGTCGGCCGCGTGGGAACGCCCGCACTGGTTCGAGGCCAACCGTCCCCTGCTGGACGAACTGCCGGCCGAGTGGCAAGCGCCGGAACGCGAGCCGTGGGCGGCCATGTTCTCCTCCCCCATCTCCGCTGCCGAAGCGTGGAAGACGCGTACCGCCGTCGCGCTTTACGACATGACGCCGCTGAAGCGGCTGGCCGTCAACGGCCCGGGCGCCCAGGCGCTGCTGAACCGGCTGAGCACCGGAAACATCGCCAAGAAGCCCGGGGCTGTCACCTACTGCCTCCTGCTGGAGCACGACGGCGGCATCCGCAGTGACGTGACCGTCGCCCGGCTCGGGGAAGAAGACTTCCAGCTCGGAGTGAACAGCAACGTGGACTTCGACTACCTGCGCGTCGAGGCCCGCAAGCAGTCCGCCGCCGATCCGGCCAAGTGGGTGCACGTCACCGACATCACCGGCAGCACCTGCTGCATCGGCCTGTGGGGCCCGCTGGCCCGCGAAGTCATCGGCAAGGTCAGCACCGACGACCTCACCAACGACGGCCTGAAGTACTTCCGCACCAAAGAAATCAACATCGGCGGTATCCCCGTCACGGCCATGCGCCTGTCCTATGTGGGCGAACTCGGCTGGGAGCTGTACACCACCGCCGAATACGGCCTCAAGCTCTGGGACCTGCTGTTCGAAGCCGGACAGGAACACGGCATCATCGCCGCCGGCCGCGGAGCCTTCAACAGCATGCGCCTGGAGAAGGGTTACCGCCTCTGGGGCACGGACGTGACCACCGAGCACCACCCCTACCAGTCCGGCCTCGGCTTCTCTGTGGCGAAGGACAAGGAAGGCTACGTGGGCGCCGAAGCCCTGGCGGCCCTCAAGGAGCAGCCCGCGGAGAAGGTGCTGCGCTGCCTGACGGTCGACGACGGCACCTCCATTGTGATCGGCAAGGAACCCGTGTACGTGAACGGCGCTGCGTCCGGTTACGTCACCAGCGCGGCGTACGGCTACTCGATCCGCAAGCCGATCGCCTACGCCTGGCTGCCGTCCACTGTCTCCGAGGGCGACGCCGTGGAGATCGAGTACTTCGGCCGCCGCGTCGCCGCCACGGTCAGCGCCGAGCCGCTGTTCGACCCCGGCATGGAGCGCCTCCGCGGCTGA